One region of Kytococcus sedentarius DSM 20547 genomic DNA includes:
- a CDS encoding histidine phosphatase family protein produces the protein MAELPALETCPRYLYIARHGDADAFGNLTDTGGEQARLLGQRLAHLPIDAVWHSPLPRAADSARQLNIFLTGTAEVSEAAELIDHVPYVPKPEETPPSWVPFFDGYDTDEAEAGHQIAQSLTARFATAPEGDDDVHEVLITHAYPIAWLLRHAMDAPAIRAHPI, from the coding sequence GTGGCTGAACTACCTGCTTTAGAGACGTGCCCTAGGTATCTCTACATCGCACGCCACGGTGACGCCGACGCGTTCGGCAACCTCACCGACACCGGGGGCGAGCAAGCTCGTCTTCTCGGTCAGCGTTTAGCGCATCTGCCCATCGACGCCGTCTGGCACTCGCCGTTGCCGCGAGCCGCCGACAGCGCGAGGCAGCTCAACATCTTCCTCACCGGCACCGCCGAGGTGAGCGAAGCGGCCGAGCTGATCGACCATGTGCCTTACGTGCCGAAGCCGGAGGAGACCCCGCCGTCATGGGTGCCGTTCTTCGACGGCTACGACACCGACGAAGCCGAAGCAGGGCACCAGATCGCCCAGAGCCTCACCGCGAGGTTCGCCACCGCACCCGAGGGCGATGACGACGTGCACGAAGTGCTCATCACGCACGCCTACCCGATCGCGTGGCTCCTCCGTCACGCCATGGACGCCCCGGCTATCAGGGCTCATCCGATCTGA
- a CDS encoding VOC family protein has protein sequence MSDESITSAPKTAGFTLQIYVPPGETKKARSFYSALFGREPEFEPHDDFFEWSPISGQECWVQVGGKADAVPMHNRMRFLVLDLSAALDFLNSSGIEHSEPSQLPGVVAFVDFSDPWGNRLGYYQDLVPSGQQPEYRGTSVNDDAQFIEYEGSHQK, from the coding sequence ATGAGCGATGAATCGATCACCTCAGCCCCGAAAACTGCTGGCTTCACGTTGCAGATCTACGTTCCGCCTGGCGAGACCAAGAAGGCACGATCGTTCTACAGCGCGCTATTCGGTCGCGAACCGGAGTTCGAACCGCATGATGATTTCTTCGAGTGGTCTCCGATCTCTGGGCAAGAATGCTGGGTTCAGGTCGGAGGCAAAGCAGACGCAGTGCCTATGCACAATAGAATGCGATTCCTTGTGCTCGACCTCAGTGCTGCACTGGACTTTCTCAACTCGTCAGGGATTGAGCATTCTGAGCCCTCGCAGCTGCCTGGAGTTGTTGCGTTTGTCGACTTCTCCGACCCGTGGGGTAATCGGCTCGGCTACTACCAAGATCTTGTGCCCAGTGGACAGCAGCCGGAATACCGGGGAACCTCGGTCAACGACGACGCGCAGTTCATCGAGTATGAGGGATCGCACCAGAAGTAG
- a CDS encoding ISL3 family transposase, which translates to MSDATFHCPDLTTFCRLDELGLVVVGQRLAPDRAVLECRVATRGDDAFCHGCGAEGVVRDTVSRSLAHEPFGWRPTTLLIRVRRYRCATCLRVWRQDTTAAAEPRAKLSRAAVRWALVALVAQHLTVARIAEALDVSWDTANDAVLAEGRRLLIDDPARFDGARVIGVDEHVWRHTRRGDKYVTVIIDLTPIRDGTGPARLLDMVEGRSKSAFKTWLAARPKTWRDGVEVVAMDGFTGFKTAAAEELPDATAVMDPFHVVRLAGDALDRCRRRVQLDLHGHRGRAKDPLYRARRTLHTGADLLTDKQKTRLEALFAADEHIEVEVTWGIYQRMITAYRHPDRSQGRTLMTAVIDSLARGVPAALSELVTLGRTLTKRAADVLAFFDLPGTSNGPTEAINGRLEHLRGSALGFRNLTHYIARSLLEAGGFRPRLHPQIG; encoded by the coding sequence GTGAGCGACGCTACCTTCCACTGCCCTGACCTGACCACGTTCTGCCGCCTGGACGAGCTCGGCCTCGTCGTGGTCGGGCAGCGCCTGGCGCCCGACCGTGCGGTGCTGGAGTGCCGCGTCGCGACGCGCGGTGACGACGCGTTCTGCCACGGGTGCGGAGCCGAGGGCGTCGTGCGTGACACGGTCTCGCGGTCGCTGGCGCACGAGCCCTTCGGATGGCGGCCGACGACGCTGCTGATCAGGGTGCGTCGCTACCGCTGCGCGACCTGCCTTCGGGTGTGGCGCCAGGACACCACGGCCGCAGCCGAGCCACGGGCGAAGCTCTCACGGGCAGCGGTGCGCTGGGCCTTGGTCGCCCTGGTGGCCCAGCATCTGACGGTCGCCAGGATCGCCGAAGCTCTTGACGTGTCGTGGGACACGGCGAACGACGCCGTCCTGGCCGAAGGTCGCCGGTTGCTGATCGACGACCCCGCCCGGTTCGACGGCGCCCGCGTGATCGGCGTCGATGAGCACGTGTGGCGGCACACCCGCCGTGGGGACAAGTACGTCACCGTCATCATCGACCTGACCCCGATCCGTGACGGCACCGGACCGGCCCGTCTTCTGGACATGGTCGAAGGCCGGTCCAAGAGCGCGTTCAAGACCTGGCTCGCCGCCCGCCCGAAGACCTGGCGCGACGGCGTGGAGGTGGTCGCGATGGACGGGTTCACCGGCTTCAAGACCGCTGCTGCCGAGGAGCTGCCCGACGCGACCGCAGTGATGGACCCCTTCCACGTGGTGAGGTTGGCCGGTGACGCCCTGGACCGCTGCAGGCGCAGGGTCCAGCTCGATCTGCACGGCCACCGCGGCCGCGCCAAGGATCCGCTCTACCGCGCCCGGCGGACCCTGCACACCGGCGCCGACCTGCTCACCGACAAGCAGAAGACCCGGCTGGAAGCGCTGTTCGCCGCCGACGAACACATCGAGGTCGAAGTGACCTGGGGCATCTACCAGCGCATGATCACCGCCTACCGCCACCCCGACCGCTCCCAGGGCCGGACTCTCATGACCGCGGTGATCGACTCCCTGGCACGCGGCGTCCCGGCCGCGCTGAGCGAACTTGTCACGCTTGGACGGACCCTCACCAAGCGCGCCGCGGACGTGTTGGCGTTCTTCGACCTGCCCGGCACCAGCAACGGCCCCACCGAGGCCATCAACGGCCGTCTCGAACACCTGCGCGGCTCCGCCCTGGGCTTCCGGAACCTGACCCACTACATCGCCAGGAGCCTCCTCGAAGCCGGCGGCTTCAGACCACGACTACACCCTCAGATCGGATGA
- a CDS encoding IS5 family transposase (programmed frameshift), whose amino-acid sequence MSRRSVLSDAQWGLIEPLLPAQRPWSGRPRRDHRQVVEGIIYRYRCGIAWRDVPGDFGPWQTIWKRHRAWAADGTWDRILDALLVRADADGELDWSVAVDSTICRAHQHGTNLERTTGALWNHKNLRHEPPDHALGRSRGGLSTKIHQLVDGHGLPLVILCGPGQGGDSPMLAPLLDGLSVAREGPGRPRTRPSMLRGDKAYSSRATRRILRRRGIKAVIPEPRNQQQHRRNRGSRGGRPVGLDAVAYRGRNVIERGYSDVKQWRGLATRYDKLALTYRAGAVLRAIIQWLNYLL is encoded by the exons ATGAGCCGACGAAGCGTGTTGTCCGACGCCCAGTGGGGATTGATCGAACCCTTGCTCCCTGCTCAACGCCCCTGGTCAGGCAGGCCCCGACGGGATCATCGACAGGTGGTCGAGGGGATCATCTATCGCTACCGGTGCGGGATCGCCTGGCGCGACGTCCCCGGAGACTTCGGGCCGTGGCAGACGATCTGGAAGCGCCACCGCGCCTGGGCTGCCGACGGCACCTGGGACCGGATTCTCGACGCCCTCTTGGTCCGTGCCGATGCGGATGGTGAGCTGGACTGGTCGGTCGCGGTCGACTCCACGATCTGCCGCGCTCACCAGCACGGCACCAACCTCGAGCGCACCACA GGGGCACTGTGGAACCACAAGAATCTGCGCCACGAGCCTCCTGATCACGCCCTGGGTCGCTCCCGCGGCGGGCTCTCCACGAAGATCCATCAGCTCGTCGACGGACACGGTTTGCCGCTGGTGATCCTCTGCGGGCCCGGCCAAGGCGGAGACTCACCAATGCTGGCCCCGCTGCTCGACGGTCTCTCCGTGGCCCGCGAGGGTCCGGGCCGGCCGCGCACGAGACCAAGCATGCTGCGCGGCGACAAGGCCTACTCCTCCCGCGCGACCCGCCGGATTCTGCGCCGTCGCGGGATCAAGGCAGTCATCCCCGAACCCCGCAACCAGCAGCAACACCGTCGCAATCGCGGTTCACGCGGCGGTCGGCCAGTCGGCCTGGACGCCGTTGCCTATCGCGGCCGCAACGTCATCGAACGCGGATACAGCGACGTGAAGCAATGGCGCGGCCTGGCCACCCGCTACGACAAACTCGCCCTGACTTACCGCGCCGGAGCTGTCCTCCGAGCGATCATCCAGTGGCTGAACTACCTGCTTTAG